A section of the Cryobacterium soli genome encodes:
- a CDS encoding carbohydrate ABC transporter permease — MTTRNRAIRLRLRRTDRAAARRSRQLTVVIGVLLAIGAIITAFPFIWMLTASVKPQRESTDFPPSVLPKEPTFEYYRVLFTELDFGRYLVNTLAVVAIGMIGLLLMAMAGYAFAKFEFRGKRWMFFLVLATMMVPIQVTMIPTYLILNQMKLTNTLIGIALPTLVGGFSIFLFRQFMSTIPTEMLEAARLDGATEWRTFWQIVLPMSKPILAVQIVLTFIAGWNSFLWPLIIASDQKLYTLSVGLSLLNQQLAVNPSLQMAAASVMVVPILIVFVIFQRFVIQGFALSGLK, encoded by the coding sequence ATGACTACTAGGAACCGCGCAATCCGTCTGCGTCTGCGGCGGACCGATCGTGCCGCCGCACGGAGGTCACGCCAGCTCACCGTTGTCATCGGAGTGCTGCTCGCCATCGGGGCCATCATCACGGCCTTTCCGTTCATCTGGATGCTGACCGCCTCGGTGAAGCCGCAGCGGGAGTCCACCGATTTCCCTCCGTCGGTGCTCCCGAAGGAGCCGACCTTCGAGTACTACCGGGTGCTGTTCACGGAACTGGACTTCGGACGCTATCTGGTGAACACCCTCGCCGTCGTCGCGATCGGGATGATCGGTCTGCTTCTGATGGCGATGGCAGGTTACGCTTTCGCGAAGTTCGAGTTCCGTGGCAAACGCTGGATGTTCTTCCTCGTGCTGGCGACGATGATGGTCCCGATCCAGGTGACGATGATCCCGACCTACCTGATCCTCAACCAGATGAAACTCACCAACACCCTCATCGGCATAGCCCTTCCGACCTTGGTCGGTGGATTCAGCATCTTTCTCTTCCGCCAATTCATGTCGACGATTCCCACCGAGATGCTCGAGGCCGCGAGGCTCGACGGTGCGACCGAGTGGCGCACGTTCTGGCAGATCGTGCTGCCCATGTCGAAGCCGATCCTCGCCGTTCAGATCGTGCTCACGTTCATCGCCGGCTGGAACAGTTTCCTGTGGCCGCTGATCATCGCGAGTGACCAGAAGCTGTACACGCTGTCGGTGGGATTGTCCCTCCTCAACCAGCAGCTGGCGGTCAACCCGTCGCTGCAGATGGCCGCCGCGTCGGTCATGGTCGTACCGATACTCATCGTGTTCGTCATCTTCCAACGCTTCGTTATCCAGGGTTTCGCCCTGTCCGGATTGAAATAG
- a CDS encoding carbohydrate ABC transporter permease, giving the protein MRNRLSPYLFVSPAMLLLVTFGVFPIFVALAVSFTNMNISAFANIRNVKFVGVANYVTLFGDADFWQALANTGIFALVGVPAVVVLSLTVALLLNRSDHPFFRALRSFYFIPAITAIVAISLIWGYLYNTQFGFLNYLLSLAGVEQVQWLSDPVLAKFSVALVAVWRGTGLNIIIFLAALQGVPKDYLEAASLDGAGEWRKTFSITVPLLRFAIFFVTVTTIISWGQFFDEPFVLTDGGPLGATTSVSIFLYKEGFRMNQFGYASAGSIVLFAIIAIITVFQLRARKADDDY; this is encoded by the coding sequence ATGCGCAACCGGCTCTCCCCGTATCTTTTTGTCTCGCCCGCGATGCTCTTGCTGGTGACGTTCGGGGTGTTCCCGATTTTCGTCGCTCTCGCCGTCAGCTTCACCAACATGAATATCTCTGCGTTCGCCAACATCCGCAACGTCAAGTTCGTCGGCGTCGCCAATTACGTCACGTTGTTCGGCGACGCCGACTTCTGGCAAGCGCTCGCGAACACGGGCATCTTCGCCCTCGTCGGTGTGCCCGCCGTCGTCGTGCTGTCTCTCACCGTTGCGCTACTGCTCAACCGAAGCGATCACCCGTTCTTCCGGGCGCTGCGTTCGTTCTACTTCATTCCCGCTATCACCGCGATCGTCGCGATCTCGCTCATCTGGGGCTACCTCTACAACACTCAATTCGGCTTTCTGAACTACCTGCTCTCGCTCGCGGGCGTCGAGCAGGTGCAGTGGCTGTCCGATCCCGTGCTCGCCAAGTTCTCGGTGGCTCTTGTGGCAGTGTGGCGAGGCACCGGCCTGAATATCATCATCTTCCTCGCGGCGCTCCAGGGCGTGCCGAAGGATTACCTGGAAGCCGCGTCCCTCGACGGGGCCGGTGAATGGCGCAAGACCTTCTCGATCACCGTGCCGTTGCTGCGATTCGCCATCTTCTTCGTGACCGTCACCACGATCATCTCTTGGGGGCAGTTCTTCGACGAGCCGTTCGTGTTGACCGACGGTGGTCCGCTTGGCGCCACGACGAGCGTGTCGATCTTCCTCTATAAGGAGGGGTTCCGGATGAACCAGTTCGGTTACGCCAGCGCCGGGTCGATCGTGCTCTTCGCCATCATCGCCATCATCACAGTTTTCCAGCTCCGCGCGCGAAAGGCCGACGATGACTACTAG
- a CDS encoding extracellular solute-binding protein, which produces MKRILTKALAPVVITGLALSLGGCASDPSPTTAADGPLTVWVMGDSGANFESLVAPFVKESGQEIEVVAIPWDSIDEKLTTSVASGAGPDVLQIGLSKLRSFADAGALLPLDDLVADYPGLAPENFPSGVSGDATSVNGQVVSVPWVSDTRVLFTRTDILSENGIDAPPATWDELRADAKTLTSRGSGQYGYYIPQWDAPLPVEMTWSLGGDVIDSDGNVDFDTPEFQDAVDIYTGLYADGSVPTNGDFDQTQGFISGVAPMLVSGPYLGKAITDGAPELAGKWQASLLPAGTSSTSLFAGSNLGVWANTDQQDASLELLEYLAQPETQLEWYSLSGELPTVSAALDDADLNSDPNVAVYTEQLASSKVLPLVSNWDSAVGTELLNALNAIALTGADRDDTLAGFFAKTADLTID; this is translated from the coding sequence ATGAAGAGAATTCTGACAAAGGCACTTGCCCCCGTGGTCATCACGGGACTCGCGCTGAGCCTCGGCGGCTGCGCCTCCGACCCCAGCCCCACCACCGCCGCGGACGGACCGCTGACCGTGTGGGTGATGGGTGACTCGGGCGCCAACTTCGAATCCCTCGTCGCCCCCTTCGTCAAGGAGAGCGGGCAGGAGATCGAGGTCGTTGCCATCCCGTGGGACAGCATCGACGAAAAGCTGACGACCTCGGTTGCCTCGGGCGCCGGACCGGATGTGCTGCAGATCGGCCTCTCCAAGCTTCGGAGCTTCGCGGACGCGGGTGCCCTGCTGCCCCTGGACGATCTTGTCGCCGACTATCCCGGGCTCGCTCCCGAGAACTTTCCGTCTGGAGTGAGCGGAGACGCGACATCCGTCAACGGACAGGTCGTCAGCGTGCCGTGGGTCAGCGACACGCGCGTTCTGTTCACCCGCACCGACATCCTCTCGGAGAATGGGATCGACGCCCCTCCAGCGACCTGGGACGAACTACGCGCCGACGCCAAGACGCTGACGAGTCGGGGAAGCGGTCAGTACGGCTACTACATCCCGCAGTGGGACGCCCCGCTGCCGGTCGAGATGACGTGGAGTCTCGGCGGCGACGTCATCGATTCCGACGGCAATGTCGACTTCGATACCCCCGAATTCCAAGACGCGGTCGACATCTACACCGGGCTGTATGCCGACGGCAGTGTGCCGACCAACGGCGATTTCGACCAGACGCAGGGTTTCATCTCCGGCGTCGCGCCGATGCTCGTGAGCGGCCCATACCTGGGCAAGGCGATCACGGACGGCGCGCCGGAACTCGCGGGGAAGTGGCAGGCGAGTCTGCTGCCGGCGGGGACTTCGTCGACGTCGCTGTTCGCCGGTTCGAACCTCGGAGTGTGGGCGAACACCGACCAGCAGGATGCTTCGTTGGAGCTCCTGGAATACCTGGCACAGCCTGAGACCCAGCTTGAGTGGTACTCGCTCAGCGGTGAACTGCCCACGGTCAGCGCAGCCTTGGATGACGCGGACCTCAACAGCGACCCGAACGTGGCGGTGTACACCGAACAACTCGCGTCGTCGAAGGTGCTGCCGCTCGTGTCGAACTGGGACAGTGCCGTCGGCACCGAGCTGCTGAACGCGCTCAACGCGATCGCCCTCACTGGCGCCGACCGCGACGACACGCTGGCCGGCTTCTTCGCCAAGACTGCGGACCTGACGATCGACTAA
- a CDS encoding MFS transporter: protein MSRTDDAPAASESQTEPPPGGARTFAQVLVNTAVANVTTSFLWFALTFWVYLETRSVLATGIIGGAYMLLVAVFSMAFGTIVDRHRKHLVMVFAGVVTLIAFSIGGGLYLVFPEATLLDLGGPWFWLFSGIILFGAVIENMRNIALSTVVTLLIPTERHANANGLVGTVQGLAFMVTSVFSGLAIGLLGMGWTLLIAISLSAAALLHLLFLRIPEAQPQQDGERRPLIDLRGSITAVRAATGLFALIIFSTFNNFIGGVYMALMDPYGLELFPVEVWGIVLGVTSTGFIVGGLLIAKFGLGRNPIRTMLLLVIVMGVLGALFTIRDWWWLYAAGIWLYMTLIPAVEAAEQTVIQKVVPFREQGRVFGFAAAFESAAAPVTAFLIAPIAEFIIIPFMNSDAGRADFGALLGDGQARGIALVFLISGLVMVLAAIAAFFTKSYRRISAQYLDQADSVPIEGPPDSTAEAQLRH from the coding sequence ATGAGCCGCACGGACGACGCGCCCGCCGCATCCGAGTCTCAGACCGAGCCTCCACCCGGCGGGGCCCGTACCTTCGCGCAGGTACTGGTCAATACGGCTGTCGCCAACGTCACCACGAGTTTTCTCTGGTTCGCGCTCACCTTCTGGGTGTACCTGGAGACCCGCTCGGTGCTCGCCACGGGCATCATCGGCGGCGCGTACATGCTGCTCGTCGCCGTGTTCTCCATGGCGTTCGGCACCATCGTGGATCGGCACCGCAAACATCTCGTGATGGTGTTCGCCGGCGTAGTCACCCTGATCGCGTTCAGCATCGGCGGCGGGCTGTACCTGGTGTTCCCGGAGGCCACCCTGCTCGACCTCGGTGGTCCCTGGTTCTGGCTGTTCAGCGGCATCATCCTCTTCGGCGCGGTGATCGAGAACATGCGCAATATCGCCCTGTCCACGGTCGTCACCCTGCTGATCCCCACCGAACGCCATGCCAACGCGAACGGCCTCGTCGGCACGGTGCAGGGGCTCGCGTTCATGGTCACGAGCGTCTTCAGCGGGCTCGCGATCGGGCTGCTCGGCATGGGGTGGACGCTGCTCATCGCGATCAGCCTGTCGGCGGCGGCCCTGCTACACCTGCTGTTTCTCCGCATCCCCGAGGCTCAACCGCAGCAGGATGGCGAGCGACGTCCGCTCATCGACCTGCGCGGCAGCATCACGGCCGTGCGCGCGGCCACCGGGCTGTTCGCGCTCATCATCTTCTCCACTTTCAACAACTTCATCGGCGGCGTCTACATGGCGTTGATGGATCCGTACGGCCTCGAGCTCTTCCCCGTGGAGGTGTGGGGCATCGTGCTCGGGGTCACCTCGACCGGGTTCATTGTCGGTGGGCTGCTGATCGCGAAATTCGGGCTCGGCCGCAACCCGATCCGCACGATGCTGTTGCTCGTGATCGTGATGGGTGTGCTCGGCGCGCTGTTCACGATCCGGGACTGGTGGTGGCTCTACGCGGCCGGTATCTGGCTCTACATGACCCTCATCCCCGCCGTCGAGGCGGCCGAGCAGACGGTCATCCAGAAGGTGGTGCCGTTCCGGGAGCAGGGCCGCGTGTTCGGGTTCGCGGCTGCGTTCGAGTCGGCCGCGGCACCCGTCACCGCGTTTCTCATCGCGCCGATCGCGGAGTTCATCATCATCCCGTTCATGAACTCGGATGCCGGCCGCGCCGACTTCGGCGCTCTCCTGGGCGATGGCCAGGCGCGCGGTATCGCGCTGGTTTTCCTCATCTCCGGGCTCGTCATGGTGCTCGCGGCCATCGCCGCGTTCTTCACGAAGTCGTACCGCCGAATCTCGGCGCAGTACCTCGACCAGGCCGACTCGGTTCCGATTGAGGGCCCGCCGGATTCGACGGCGGAGGCGCAGCTGCGGCACTGA
- a CDS encoding FtsX-like permease family protein — protein MLAVSVIAGTVLTGSLLLVRSAEEAGVRASLASMTADRVAVTVRVLNPGTPVTGTRADIDRATEQAYGAGVDWSSSGWVTSEWVTTAEGVYASLAELDDPAAAATLVAGDWPTSPEGVAMPQTAASSLGLTIGDTFSAAVGERPIAFRVDGLYQADPDSGVFWENDPLAASGNDLNFPEPDRYIFNPVHGIGPLLVARGGVDASGIRPAQLEVVENPTFTAIDAAGLGLLQDRIDDAETGIARGISFPDGTLIIDTEIATALADVTAGLSATREVALIIALILLVVAAAAASAVTRLLIVSRAGELELLTARGASRRQIASAVALDAAVVAVIIAAVSPWGGVLLHATVVRVPPLAAVGLEPWVAPDAWSWLVAAVVAVTVAGLLCLPASMPHRLRRSLPTGTVAVAAGSTVIVLSGLLVWRATAAAPPPGDILLAATPAVLLIATALIGSRLASTAAHPVAALAGRSRGAVAPLVGWFASRAPGRSAGITLIALAVGASVVVLGTAATWQQAVRDTSAVAVGAPTRIAPGPGTSTDKGAAPVIRRDTLLSKFYADAPGDSPAVAVQVLGPDARARSLLDRGPVAAAGGSAVVTELGRTDPEDSGPALEPGTAGVRAEVTFSAPESVEAEVSMVLADRIGVLTVVPLGTVSAGITTVASTDGFPPTGDGATRLVAITMQVRDAAELPDPVSVELSMTGWTAVHQDGTLGEPVPVTDAGQWQGSADGELTDPPVVSVSDSTIRLSAAAQLGTAPITFGAVGWNPRASVAAVIPDALADDLDVLDGARLTGFFSGATVNFTVVGSAATMPGAATVGDLRALEAGLPSLARSTTTIVVDGRALAHHLVQGSAAGSLVDEFWLDEAEAGVSAPVDASVTTSAGVAQRMLEAPLRAEILAATLVTAATSVLLALAGFGARAAAVSRSRRLEAAQLRAVGLSRRGMVGVSAIDNLTIAAAGILVGLAGGLATLALVGPRIASGGGATAASLVVPWLAVTLLPLGLLGALAVISLGIAVGQRRLPLADLLRTGADG, from the coding sequence GTGCTTGCCGTTTCCGTGATCGCCGGAACCGTCCTCACAGGCTCGCTCCTGCTGGTGCGGTCGGCAGAGGAAGCCGGCGTGCGCGCCAGCCTCGCGTCGATGACCGCGGATCGGGTTGCCGTCACCGTCCGCGTCCTCAACCCCGGAACCCCGGTCACCGGTACCCGGGCCGACATCGACCGGGCGACCGAGCAGGCCTACGGAGCAGGCGTGGATTGGTCGAGCAGTGGGTGGGTGACGAGCGAGTGGGTGACGACTGCCGAGGGCGTCTACGCCTCTCTCGCGGAGCTCGACGACCCGGCCGCCGCGGCCACCCTCGTCGCCGGCGATTGGCCTACCTCTCCGGAGGGCGTGGCCATGCCACAGACCGCGGCCAGCTCCCTCGGGCTCACCATCGGTGACACCTTCAGCGCCGCTGTGGGAGAGCGCCCCATCGCGTTTCGCGTCGACGGGCTCTACCAGGCAGATCCCGACTCAGGCGTGTTCTGGGAGAACGACCCGCTCGCCGCTTCGGGCAACGACCTCAATTTCCCGGAGCCGGACCGGTATATCTTCAACCCGGTTCACGGAATCGGACCGCTGCTGGTGGCCCGGGGCGGCGTGGATGCGTCCGGCATCCGCCCCGCTCAGCTGGAGGTCGTTGAGAACCCGACCTTCACCGCGATCGACGCGGCCGGGCTAGGGCTGCTGCAGGACCGGATCGACGACGCCGAGACGGGCATCGCACGGGGTATCTCCTTTCCCGACGGGACACTCATCATCGACACGGAGATCGCAACGGCACTGGCCGATGTGACCGCGGGACTCAGCGCGACCAGGGAGGTGGCCTTGATCATCGCGCTCATCCTGCTTGTCGTCGCCGCCGCGGCGGCCTCCGCGGTCACGCGCCTGCTCATCGTCTCCCGGGCGGGTGAACTCGAACTCCTCACTGCCCGCGGGGCGTCCAGGCGACAGATCGCGAGCGCTGTCGCACTCGACGCTGCCGTGGTCGCCGTGATCATCGCCGCGGTCAGCCCGTGGGGCGGGGTCCTGCTGCACGCGACCGTGGTGCGAGTCCCGCCGCTGGCCGCTGTGGGACTTGAGCCGTGGGTCGCCCCGGATGCGTGGAGCTGGCTCGTCGCCGCCGTGGTCGCCGTCACCGTGGCGGGTCTGCTGTGCCTTCCGGCGTCGATGCCTCATCGGCTGCGACGCAGCCTGCCGACCGGAACGGTGGCCGTCGCGGCCGGCTCCACCGTCATCGTCCTGTCCGGCCTACTGGTCTGGCGGGCAACAGCGGCAGCACCTCCGCCGGGCGATATTCTCCTCGCCGCGACCCCGGCCGTACTGCTCATCGCGACTGCCCTGATCGGAAGCCGCCTGGCCTCCACGGCGGCGCACCCGGTCGCCGCCCTGGCCGGGCGCAGCCGCGGCGCCGTGGCACCGTTGGTCGGGTGGTTCGCCTCCCGCGCACCAGGTCGTTCCGCAGGCATCACGCTCATCGCGCTCGCTGTTGGCGCGTCCGTCGTGGTCCTCGGCACGGCAGCGACCTGGCAGCAGGCGGTGCGTGACACCAGCGCCGTGGCGGTCGGTGCGCCCACCCGGATCGCTCCGGGCCCAGGCACCTCGACAGACAAGGGTGCGGCACCGGTCATCCGGCGGGACACCCTGCTCAGCAAGTTCTATGCCGATGCGCCGGGTGATTCGCCGGCAGTGGCGGTCCAGGTGCTCGGTCCCGACGCCCGGGCGCGTTCTCTGCTGGATCGCGGTCCGGTTGCTGCAGCCGGAGGGTCCGCGGTCGTTACCGAGCTGGGCCGCACCGACCCGGAGGACTCCGGGCCCGCACTAGAGCCCGGCACCGCCGGGGTGCGGGCCGAGGTCACGTTCTCCGCGCCGGAGAGCGTCGAGGCCGAGGTCTCGATGGTCCTGGCCGACCGGATCGGAGTGTTGACCGTGGTACCGCTCGGCACCGTGAGCGCCGGCATCACCACTGTCGCCTCCACCGACGGGTTCCCCCCGACCGGCGACGGCGCCACTCGCCTGGTGGCGATCACCATGCAGGTGCGCGACGCGGCGGAGCTCCCCGATCCGGTGTCTGTTGAGCTGTCGATGACCGGATGGACGGCCGTTCACCAGGACGGAACACTCGGGGAGCCGGTGCCGGTGACCGACGCCGGCCAGTGGCAGGGTTCGGCCGATGGCGAACTCACGGATCCACCGGTCGTGTCGGTGTCCGATTCCACGATTCGGCTCTCGGCCGCGGCACAGTTGGGCACCGCGCCCATCACCTTCGGGGCCGTCGGGTGGAACCCGCGGGCATCCGTCGCCGCCGTGATACCGGATGCGTTGGCCGACGACCTCGACGTGCTTGACGGCGCCAGGCTCACCGGCTTTTTCAGTGGCGCTACCGTGAATTTCACCGTTGTCGGCAGCGCGGCCACAATGCCCGGAGCAGCGACGGTCGGCGACCTCCGGGCGCTCGAAGCCGGACTGCCATCGCTCGCCCGGAGCACAACAACAATCGTCGTGGACGGCCGCGCCCTCGCCCACCACCTCGTGCAGGGTTCCGCGGCAGGCTCCTTGGTTGACGAGTTCTGGCTGGACGAGGCCGAAGCCGGCGTCTCGGCTCCGGTAGACGCGTCGGTCACCACCTCCGCGGGTGTCGCGCAGAGGATGCTCGAGGCACCCCTGCGTGCCGAGATCCTCGCCGCAACTCTCGTCACGGCGGCGACGAGTGTTCTGCTGGCTCTCGCGGGATTCGGTGCGCGAGCCGCGGCGGTCAGCCGGTCGAGGCGACTGGAGGCAGCCCAACTGCGAGCGGTCGGTCTCTCCCGTCGCGGGATGGTCGGAGTCTCCGCGATCGACAATCTCACAATCGCCGCGGCGGGCATTCTCGTCGGTCTCGCGGGAGGCCTGGCGACTCTGGCGCTCGTCGGCCCTCGTATCGCGTCCGGCGGTGGAGCGACGGCCGCCTCACTCGTCGTTCCCTGGCTCGCGGTGACGCTGCTGCCCCTCGGGCTGTTGGGTGCTTTGGCTGTCATCTCCCTCGGCATCGCCGTGGGGCAGCGGCGGCTGCCCCTCGCCGACCTGTTGCGCACCGGAGCCGACGGATGA